Proteins from a single region of Nerophis ophidion isolate RoL-2023_Sa linkage group LG10, RoL_Noph_v1.0, whole genome shotgun sequence:
- the LOC133560429 gene encoding kinesin-like protein KIF1C isoform X1: MAGASVKVAVRVRPFNSRELGRNAKCVIQMQGNTTCIVNPKQPKDVPKNFTFDHSYWSHTTADDPTFAGQRQVYHDIGEEMLLHAFEGYNVCIFAYGQTGGGKSYTMMGKQEVGQEGIIPQLCEDLFQRTGANVDPDLTYSVEVSYMEIYCERVRDLLNPKSQGNLRVREHPILGPYVEDLSKLAVTGFKDIHNLMDVGNKARTVAATNMNETSSRSHAVFTIVFSQRCRDHMTQLDTEKVSKISLVDLAGSERADSSGAKGTRLKEGANINKSLTTLGKVISALADMQSSKKRKSDFIPYRDSVLTWLLKENLGGNSRTAMIAALSPADINYEETLSTLRYADRAKQIRCNAIINEDPNAKLIRELKGEVERLRNLLFAQGLHELIHNHANNNGSSLVGVSSPLTITANGITNQKDSASSDDSATVNHLPAGEEVDSTETISKEEAAERLLETEKIMAELNETWEDKLRKTESIRLEREALLAEMGVSIKEDGGTLGVFSPKGTPHLVNLNEDPLMSECLLYYIKEGFTRVGQQDVDIKLSGHFIKEIHCVFVSETNEQGEVVINLEPLVGAETYVNGKQITEAVVLKQGNRIVMGKNHVFRFNHPEQARLERERSAPADQQGEPEDWNYAQKELLEKQGIDIKLEMEKRLQDMETQYRKEKEEADLLLEQQRLYADSDSGDDSDKRSCEESWRLISSLREKLPANKVQSIVKRCGLPSSGKRREPQRVYQIPQRRRISKDPKRVTMEDLRLQAVKEICYEVALGDFRHSRQEIEALSIVKMKELCRMYSKKDANEKDSWRVVAQDVCDTVGIGEERTPPPEEGGGGEAGEGGKAKAYDLKAHIDKLTDILEEVKLQNNMKDEEIKALRDRMIKMESVIPVEDDEVNSEEGGEAPHRDQETDVPETRVKRLMDEDPAFRRGRLRWLKQEQQRILNLQQQNISKKLRGLSQNQNQGQTSPTMPVHLPGTGRFIPPQECKLKFPFKSNPAHRFSWGPADAALLALGLEERGGAEGGEEEMSYKSPPPPSLLPLPFQAPPPRIRTPSPHRAWQQRNQGGAQQQRRYRRNSFDSSSPGNSNHINNQHHRGGGHQVRPSQRRGVSPGPGGETSGRDRDAGFYFNQHHHFHHPYYNSHNAPFQPPPFPNYHSLPRPAPPPPAEIILGLGPPLTGWGFTAPPPRMRRQFSEPDLKNQQAPADL; the protein is encoded by the exons ATGGCCGGTGCGTCGGTGAAGGTGGCTGTGCGTGTGCGCCCGTTCAACTCCAGAGAGTTGGGCCGCAACGCCAAATGTGTCATCCAGATGCAGGGGAACACCACCT GCATCGTTAATCCCAAACAGCCCAAGGATGTACCCAAGAACTTCACTTTTGACCACTCCTACTGGTCGCACACAACG GCGGACGATCCCACTTTTGCGGGCCAGCGTCAGGTGTACCATGACATTGGAGAAGAGATGCTGCTGCACGCTTTCGAAG GTTACAATGTATGTATTTTTGCATACGGCCAGACTGGAGGAGGAAAAAGCTACACGATGATGGGCAAGCAGGAAGTGGGGCAGGAAGGCATCATTCCACAG CTGTGTGAGGACTTATTCCAGAGGACTGGGGCCAATGTGGATCCGGACCTGACCTATTCTGTAGAG GTGTCCTACATGGAGATATACTGTGAGCGGGTCCGGGATCTTTTGAACCCGAAGTCACAGGGGAATCTACGGGTGCGAGAGCATCCCATCCTGGGTCCATATGTGGAGGACTTGTCCAAACTGGCTGTGACTGGATTCAAGGACATCCACAACCTGATGGATGTTGGGAACAAAGCCCG GACGGTCGCAGCTACAAATATGAATGAGACGTCATCCAGATCCCACGCCGTCTTCACCATTGTATTCAGCCAGCGGTGCCGAGATCATATGACCCAATTGGACACAGAGAAG GTCAGTAAGATCAGTCTGGTGGACCTAGCAGGAAGTGAACGTGCCGACTCTTCGGGGGCAAAGGGCACCCGCCTCAAG GAAGGAGCAAATATTAACAAATCTCTGACCACGCTGGGAAAGGTCATCTCCGCCCTGGCTGACATG CAAAGCAGCAAGAAGAGAAAAAGTGACTTCATTCCCTACAGAGACTCTGTTCTGACCTGGCTGCTGAAGGAGAACCTTG GGGGCAACTCTCGCACGGCCATGATTGCTGCTCTCAGTCCTGCTGACATCAACTATGAAGAAACGCTTAGCACTTTGAG ATATGCTGACAGGGCCAAACAGATCCGCTGTAATGCCATCATTAATGAAGACCCCAATGCCAAACTGATCCGAGAGCTGAAAGGAGAAGTTGAGCGACTCCGAAACCTTCTCTTTGCTCAGGGCCTGCACGAGCTAATCCACAACCACG CCAACAACAATGGCTCCTCCCTAGTAGGCGTGTCCTCACCGCTGACCATCACAGCTAATGGGATCACCAATCAGAAAGACTCTGCTTCTTCAG ATGATTCAGCGACTGTCAATCATCTTCCTGCTGGAGAGGAGGTTGATTCTACTGAGACCATCAGTAAAGAGGAAGCAGCTGAGAGACTGCTG gaaaCAGAGAAAATAATGGCTGAGCTCAATGAGACTTGGGAGGATAAGTTAAGGAAGACGGAATCCATACGTTTGGAGAG GGAAGCGCTCTTGGCAGAGATGGGCGTGTCCATTAAAGAAGATGGAGGGACCCTTGGTGTATTCTCGCCAAAAGGA acaCCTCACTTGGTCAACCTGAACGAGGACCCCCTCATGTCTGAGTGTCTCCTGTACTACATCAAGGAAGGCTTCACCAG AGTGGGACAGCAGGATGTGGACATTAAGCTGTCTGGCCATTTCATTAAGGAGATccactgtgtgtttgtgagtgaaaCTAACGAGCAAGGAGAAG TGGTGATTAATCTGGAGCCGCTTGTGGGGGCCGAGACTTATGTCAACGGGAAGCAGATCACTGAGGCTGTAGTTCTCAAACAAG GTAACCGCATCGTTATGGGGAAGAATCACGTGTTCCGCTTTAACCACCCGGAGCAGGCGCGGCTGGAGCGGGAGCGCAGCGCCCCAGCAGACCAACAGGGGGAGCCTGAGGACTGGAACTACGCTCAAAAGGAGCTGCTGGAGAAACAAGGCATTGACATCAAATTAGAGATGGAAAAGAG GCTTCAGGACATGGAGACTCAGTACCGCAAGGAGAAGGAGGAGGCCGACCTGCTGCTTGAACAACAAAGGCTG TATGCGGACAGCGACAGTGGAGATGATTCTGACAAACGTTCCTGTGAGGAAAGCTGGCGACTGATCTCCTCCCTCAGAGAGAAACTACCTGCCAACAAG GTGCAGTCCATCGTGAAGCGCTGTGGTCTTCCAAGTAGCGGGAAAAGGAGGGAGCCTCAAAGGGTCTATCAAATCCctcagcggaggcggatcagcaaagACCCAAAACGTGTCACCATGGAGGATCTACGCTTGCAGGCCGTTAAGGAGATCTGCTACGAG GTGGCATTGGGAGACTTCCGTCATTCCCGCCAGGAGATTGAGGCACTGTCCATCGTCAAGATGAAGGAGCTGTGCCGCATGTACAGCAAGAAGGATGCTAATGAGAAGGACAGCTGGAGGGTGGTTGCCCAGGACGTGTGTGACACAGTGGGCATTGGTGAGGAGAGGACCCCACCCCCTGAGGAGGGCGGAGGAGGAGAGgcaggagaaggaggaaaagCAAAGGCATACGACCTGAAGGCTCACATTGACAAGCTAACTGACATTTTGGAG GAAGTGAAACTGCAGAACAACATGAAGGATGAGGAAATCAAAGCGCTGCGTGACAGAATGATCAAGATGGAGAGTGTCATACCTGTCGAG GACGATGAGGTGAACAGCGAAGAAGGGGGCGAGGCTCCTCACAGGGACCAGGAAACTGATGTGCCTGAGACCAGGGTGAAGCGTCTGATGGATGAGGATCCGGCTTTCAGGAGAGGGCGCCTCCGTTGGCTGAAACAGGAACAGCAGAGAATTCTCAACCTGCAGCAGCAGAACATCAGCAAAAAACTGCGAGGTCTCAGTCAGAACCAAAACCAAG GTCAAACGTCCCCTACCATGCCCGTGCACCTTCCAGGGACTGGACGCTTCATCCCTCCCCAGGAGTGCAAGCTCAAGTTTCCCTTCAAGAGTAACCCTGCCCACCGGTTTTCATGGGGACCCGCCGATGCCGCTCTTCTGGCCTTGGGTCTGGAGGAGAGAGGGGGAGCAGAGGGAGGGGAGGAAGAGATGAGCTATAAATCTCCACCTCCTCCATCTCTATTGCCCCTCCCTTTCCAGGCACCGCCACCACGCATTCGAACCCCTAGTCCACATCGTGCTTGGCAACAGCGTAACCAGGGGGGTGCCCAGCAACAGCGGCGTTATCGCCGAAACTCATTCGACAGCTCCAGCCCCGGCAACAGTAACCACATCAACAATCAGCATCACAGGGGCGGAGGTCACCAAGTAAGACCAAGCCAGAGGAGGGGGGTGTCGCCCGGCCCGGGAGGAGAGACAAGTGGGAGGGACAGGGATGCAGGCTTCTATTTCAACCAACATCATCATTTTCATCATCCATACTACAACTCTCACAATGCACCATTCCAGCCCCCACCTTTCCCAAACTATCATAGCCTGCCTCGTCCTGCCCCACCTCCTCCTGCTGAAATCATCCTCGGCCTGGGCCCGCCCTTGACTGGGTGGGGTTTCACTGCTCCACCTCCGCGCATGAGACGACAATTCAGTGAACCTGACCTCAAAAACCAGCAAGCCCCCGCTGACCTTTGA
- the LOC133560429 gene encoding kinesin-like protein KIF1C isoform X2, whose product MNETSSRSHAVFTIVFSQRCRDHMTQLDTEKVSKISLVDLAGSERADSSGAKGTRLKEGANINKSLTTLGKVISALADMQSSKKRKSDFIPYRDSVLTWLLKENLGGNSRTAMIAALSPADINYEETLSTLRYADRAKQIRCNAIINEDPNAKLIRELKGEVERLRNLLFAQGLHELIHNHANNNGSSLVGVSSPLTITANGITNQKDSASSDDSATVNHLPAGEEVDSTETISKEEAAERLLETEKIMAELNETWEDKLRKTESIRLEREALLAEMGVSIKEDGGTLGVFSPKGTPHLVNLNEDPLMSECLLYYIKEGFTRVGQQDVDIKLSGHFIKEIHCVFVSETNEQGEVVINLEPLVGAETYVNGKQITEAVVLKQGNRIVMGKNHVFRFNHPEQARLERERSAPADQQGEPEDWNYAQKELLEKQGIDIKLEMEKRLQDMETQYRKEKEEADLLLEQQRLYADSDSGDDSDKRSCEESWRLISSLREKLPANKVQSIVKRCGLPSSGKRREPQRVYQIPQRRRISKDPKRVTMEDLRLQAVKEICYEVALGDFRHSRQEIEALSIVKMKELCRMYSKKDANEKDSWRVVAQDVCDTVGIGEERTPPPEEGGGGEAGEGGKAKAYDLKAHIDKLTDILEEVKLQNNMKDEEIKALRDRMIKMESVIPVEDDEVNSEEGGEAPHRDQETDVPETRVKRLMDEDPAFRRGRLRWLKQEQQRILNLQQQNISKKLRGLSQNQNQGQTSPTMPVHLPGTGRFIPPQECKLKFPFKSNPAHRFSWGPADAALLALGLEERGGAEGGEEEMSYKSPPPPSLLPLPFQAPPPRIRTPSPHRAWQQRNQGGAQQQRRYRRNSFDSSSPGNSNHINNQHHRGGGHQVRPSQRRGVSPGPGGETSGRDRDAGFYFNQHHHFHHPYYNSHNAPFQPPPFPNYHSLPRPAPPPPAEIILGLGPPLTGWGFTAPPPRMRRQFSEPDLKNQQAPADL is encoded by the exons ATGAATGAGACGTCATCCAGATCCCACGCCGTCTTCACCATTGTATTCAGCCAGCGGTGCCGAGATCATATGACCCAATTGGACACAGAGAAG GTCAGTAAGATCAGTCTGGTGGACCTAGCAGGAAGTGAACGTGCCGACTCTTCGGGGGCAAAGGGCACCCGCCTCAAG GAAGGAGCAAATATTAACAAATCTCTGACCACGCTGGGAAAGGTCATCTCCGCCCTGGCTGACATG CAAAGCAGCAAGAAGAGAAAAAGTGACTTCATTCCCTACAGAGACTCTGTTCTGACCTGGCTGCTGAAGGAGAACCTTG GGGGCAACTCTCGCACGGCCATGATTGCTGCTCTCAGTCCTGCTGACATCAACTATGAAGAAACGCTTAGCACTTTGAG ATATGCTGACAGGGCCAAACAGATCCGCTGTAATGCCATCATTAATGAAGACCCCAATGCCAAACTGATCCGAGAGCTGAAAGGAGAAGTTGAGCGACTCCGAAACCTTCTCTTTGCTCAGGGCCTGCACGAGCTAATCCACAACCACG CCAACAACAATGGCTCCTCCCTAGTAGGCGTGTCCTCACCGCTGACCATCACAGCTAATGGGATCACCAATCAGAAAGACTCTGCTTCTTCAG ATGATTCAGCGACTGTCAATCATCTTCCTGCTGGAGAGGAGGTTGATTCTACTGAGACCATCAGTAAAGAGGAAGCAGCTGAGAGACTGCTG gaaaCAGAGAAAATAATGGCTGAGCTCAATGAGACTTGGGAGGATAAGTTAAGGAAGACGGAATCCATACGTTTGGAGAG GGAAGCGCTCTTGGCAGAGATGGGCGTGTCCATTAAAGAAGATGGAGGGACCCTTGGTGTATTCTCGCCAAAAGGA acaCCTCACTTGGTCAACCTGAACGAGGACCCCCTCATGTCTGAGTGTCTCCTGTACTACATCAAGGAAGGCTTCACCAG AGTGGGACAGCAGGATGTGGACATTAAGCTGTCTGGCCATTTCATTAAGGAGATccactgtgtgtttgtgagtgaaaCTAACGAGCAAGGAGAAG TGGTGATTAATCTGGAGCCGCTTGTGGGGGCCGAGACTTATGTCAACGGGAAGCAGATCACTGAGGCTGTAGTTCTCAAACAAG GTAACCGCATCGTTATGGGGAAGAATCACGTGTTCCGCTTTAACCACCCGGAGCAGGCGCGGCTGGAGCGGGAGCGCAGCGCCCCAGCAGACCAACAGGGGGAGCCTGAGGACTGGAACTACGCTCAAAAGGAGCTGCTGGAGAAACAAGGCATTGACATCAAATTAGAGATGGAAAAGAG GCTTCAGGACATGGAGACTCAGTACCGCAAGGAGAAGGAGGAGGCCGACCTGCTGCTTGAACAACAAAGGCTG TATGCGGACAGCGACAGTGGAGATGATTCTGACAAACGTTCCTGTGAGGAAAGCTGGCGACTGATCTCCTCCCTCAGAGAGAAACTACCTGCCAACAAG GTGCAGTCCATCGTGAAGCGCTGTGGTCTTCCAAGTAGCGGGAAAAGGAGGGAGCCTCAAAGGGTCTATCAAATCCctcagcggaggcggatcagcaaagACCCAAAACGTGTCACCATGGAGGATCTACGCTTGCAGGCCGTTAAGGAGATCTGCTACGAG GTGGCATTGGGAGACTTCCGTCATTCCCGCCAGGAGATTGAGGCACTGTCCATCGTCAAGATGAAGGAGCTGTGCCGCATGTACAGCAAGAAGGATGCTAATGAGAAGGACAGCTGGAGGGTGGTTGCCCAGGACGTGTGTGACACAGTGGGCATTGGTGAGGAGAGGACCCCACCCCCTGAGGAGGGCGGAGGAGGAGAGgcaggagaaggaggaaaagCAAAGGCATACGACCTGAAGGCTCACATTGACAAGCTAACTGACATTTTGGAG GAAGTGAAACTGCAGAACAACATGAAGGATGAGGAAATCAAAGCGCTGCGTGACAGAATGATCAAGATGGAGAGTGTCATACCTGTCGAG GACGATGAGGTGAACAGCGAAGAAGGGGGCGAGGCTCCTCACAGGGACCAGGAAACTGATGTGCCTGAGACCAGGGTGAAGCGTCTGATGGATGAGGATCCGGCTTTCAGGAGAGGGCGCCTCCGTTGGCTGAAACAGGAACAGCAGAGAATTCTCAACCTGCAGCAGCAGAACATCAGCAAAAAACTGCGAGGTCTCAGTCAGAACCAAAACCAAG GTCAAACGTCCCCTACCATGCCCGTGCACCTTCCAGGGACTGGACGCTTCATCCCTCCCCAGGAGTGCAAGCTCAAGTTTCCCTTCAAGAGTAACCCTGCCCACCGGTTTTCATGGGGACCCGCCGATGCCGCTCTTCTGGCCTTGGGTCTGGAGGAGAGAGGGGGAGCAGAGGGAGGGGAGGAAGAGATGAGCTATAAATCTCCACCTCCTCCATCTCTATTGCCCCTCCCTTTCCAGGCACCGCCACCACGCATTCGAACCCCTAGTCCACATCGTGCTTGGCAACAGCGTAACCAGGGGGGTGCCCAGCAACAGCGGCGTTATCGCCGAAACTCATTCGACAGCTCCAGCCCCGGCAACAGTAACCACATCAACAATCAGCATCACAGGGGCGGAGGTCACCAAGTAAGACCAAGCCAGAGGAGGGGGGTGTCGCCCGGCCCGGGAGGAGAGACAAGTGGGAGGGACAGGGATGCAGGCTTCTATTTCAACCAACATCATCATTTTCATCATCCATACTACAACTCTCACAATGCACCATTCCAGCCCCCACCTTTCCCAAACTATCATAGCCTGCCTCGTCCTGCCCCACCTCCTCCTGCTGAAATCATCCTCGGCCTGGGCCCGCCCTTGACTGGGTGGGGTTTCACTGCTCCACCTCCGCGCATGAGACGACAATTCAGTGAACCTGACCTCAAAAACCAGCAAGCCCCCGCTGACCTTTGA
- the LOC133560433 gene encoding platelet glycoprotein Ib alpha chain: MKLSIFVLWSGIVVVTAMDGCHSDRDNYHQPRLNCTAAGFTHVPAGLDLTTKVLLFPRNLFASLFWESFQVFSEIHEIDLTANEISQVRTGSAALLQHLAILRLGHNRLTSLEGMAFHACPALTKLFLDNNAIESLSDDTFSGLGKLENLDLSANRIRVLPPLLLHPLVIIKTLSLENNRINVLPDDWFSQKKVVPYLYFAANPWACNCTLTYLRTYLEEYEVNFYVLEGELITMDPKRLVCDSPQHVKGQAILLLPVSDFCLPITSSQKAASSTRPYTMSTEGEHWGMAKVRGDGAIFRHIAPTTEVAPTTQVAPTTEGATLPALSPTTVRTSVAPISTEVTWNLWQEREQDSGRSLRHTSGMFCLWLFAGNMLLCAAAAVYTLLILTRLVVWYRVAHKSLRATLAMRGGAQLLQLHMRAGPESGAVYRSVLFISRKSEGAVEGQEGGWQEQGVPRAMYRTTLHHPLGHQVTEAASRERFSVILRKEREEPSGRREELDWVVGGWQVSPNVNRSSWGAWLAQRLPSTPWDMTTPPE; encoded by the exons ATGAAGCTCTCCATCTTTGTCCTCTGGTCTGGCATCGTCGTGGTGACCGCCATGGATGGTTGCCACAGCGACCGGGACAATTACCATCAACCGCGGCTTAACTGTACGGCGGCCGGCTTTACTCATGTTCCTGCGGGTCTCGATCTCACGACCAAG gttcTCTTGTTTCCAAGGAACTTATTCGCCAGTCTTTTCTGGGAATCATTCCAGGTTTTCAGTGAGATCCACGAGATTGACCTCACAGCCAACGAG ATTTCTCAGGTGAGGACGGGCAGCGCAGCGCTTCTCCAGCACCTCGCCATCCTACGACTTGGACACAATCGTCTCACGTCTCTTGAGGGCATGGCGTTCCACGCCTGCCCCGCACTGACTAAGCTCTTTCTGGACAACAACGCCATTGAGTCTCTGAGCGACGACACTTTCAGCGGACTTGGCAAGCTGGAG AACCTGGACCTCTCGGCCAATCGCATCAGGGTTCTTCCACCGCTCTTGTTGCACCCTCTTGTCATCATAAAAACGCTGTCACTGGAAAACAACAGG ATCAATGTGCTTCCAGATGATTGGTTTAGCCAGAAAAAGGTGGTTCCCTATCTCTATTTCGCTGCCAATCCGTGGGCGTGTAACTGCACACTAACTTACCTCCGCACGTACCTGGAGGAATATGAAGTCAACTTCTATGTCCTTGAGGGCGAGCTCATTACGATGGACCCCAAACGTTTG GTGTGCGATTCGCCACAGCACGTCAAAGGTCAAGCTATCCTCCTTCTGCCAGTGTCCGATTTCTGCTTACCTATAACTTCGTCGCAAAAAGCCGCCTCCTCAACACGCCCCTACACCATGTCCACTGAAGGAGAACACTGGGGGATGGCAAAGGTCAGAGGCGATGGGGCCATCTTTCGGCATATTGCGCCGACGACAGAGGTCGCGCCGACGACACAGGTTGCGCCGACAACAGAGGGTGCAACACttcctgccctcagtcccacaacGGTGCGAACATCCGTGGCCCCTATTAGCACTGAAGTCACATGGAACTTGTGGCAGGAAAGGGAACAAGATAGCGGCAGAAGCCTCCGTCACACCAGCGGCATGTTTTGCTTGTGGCTGTTTGCTGGCAACATGTTGTTGTGCGCAGCGGCCGCAGTGTACACACTACTGATATTAACTAGGCTTGTCGTCTGGTACAGGGTTGCACACAAGTCACTGAGGGCCACGCTGGCGATGAGAGGTGGGGCCCAGCTTCTGCAGCTGCATATGAGGGCAGGGCCAGAGAGTGGCGCAGTTTATCGTTCGGTTCTTTTCATCTCACGTAAAAGCGAAGGGGCAGTGGAGGGGCAAGAAGGCGGGTGGCAGGAGCAGGGTGTGCCGAGGGCAATGTATAGAACGACCCTACATCACCCGCTGGGGCACCAAGTGACCGAGGCTGCGTCGAGGGAACGCTTCAGTGTGATTCTGCGTAAAGAGCGGGAGGAGCCTAGCGGAAGGAGGGAGGAGCTAGATTGGGTTGTGGGGGGCTGGCAGGTTTCACCAAATGTGAACAGGAGCAGCTGGGGTGCTTGGCTTGCACAGCGATTACCCAGCACACCCTGGGACATGACCACACCCCCTGAGTGA